The following coding sequences are from one Arthrobacter sp. 24S4-2 window:
- a CDS encoding AAA family ATPase, with product MPTGPPSASSKFRAPEPVGQWVPRTRLTGMLHSDRKRRLALIHAPAGFGKSTLAAQWMENLASQGLITVWLSLDRDDNNTIWFLSHLFQAIRKARPGLEEELQQLLEERPDDAEQYVVPALINAIDEGGQDMVITLDDWHLITEPRTRAVVERLLDAGGSHLSFIITSRTRSGLPLGRLMVRDQLLEVDAVALRFDEKESQDFLVGINRLDLDAGDVASLHRTTEGWIAALQLVSLSLRDHREASELIGRLSGRHASIGEYLAENVLDTLDPQTLDFLLMTSVPERLCAGLASALSGVELGQAMLEKIQAQDLFLQPLDEDGTWYRYHHLFEDYLRRRLERDYPGRTKELNLIAARWYSDNGFPSDAVDHALAAGDVELAMEIVEFRAMWLVEHSSMSTLLALVGKIPADHVAGQARLQTAIAWAHTLLHQSAAAQGALDRAEAVMPADATLTEHDRFELGVEGLVVQSCIDMYGDRVNHVDELDGKCFAQAELLRPWIVSVAANVSTFKKIHDGDYPLALEQQRWAAKFHGLTSGPFSGVYGQCFAGLAAYALLDLDSVDQHFTAAVELGRRKAGRYSHAARLAGAMMGQLLYERGELDKAEKLLEETRELGSEGGVVDFMVSTYATLARIKALRGTLHGPGKYSTKAILWPTVSAWTGSNS from the coding sequence ATGCCGACAGGACCACCCAGTGCATCAAGCAAGTTCCGCGCGCCCGAGCCGGTTGGCCAGTGGGTTCCCCGCACGCGCCTGACCGGGATGCTCCACTCGGACCGGAAACGGCGGCTTGCGTTGATCCACGCCCCCGCGGGTTTTGGCAAGTCGACCCTTGCCGCCCAATGGATGGAAAACCTTGCGTCCCAGGGCCTGATTACCGTCTGGTTGTCCTTGGACCGGGACGACAACAACACCATCTGGTTCCTTTCCCATCTTTTTCAGGCAATCCGCAAGGCCCGGCCCGGACTCGAGGAGGAACTACAGCAGTTGCTGGAGGAGCGGCCGGACGACGCTGAGCAATACGTGGTTCCCGCTCTCATCAACGCCATCGATGAGGGCGGCCAGGACATGGTCATCACCCTGGATGACTGGCACCTGATCACGGAGCCCAGAACCAGGGCGGTAGTGGAACGGCTGCTGGATGCAGGCGGCTCACATCTGTCCTTCATCATCACCAGCCGCACCCGCTCGGGCCTGCCACTGGGCCGGCTTATGGTGCGGGACCAGCTACTGGAGGTGGACGCGGTCGCGCTGAGGTTCGATGAAAAGGAATCCCAGGACTTCCTGGTCGGCATCAACCGGCTCGACCTGGATGCGGGAGACGTGGCCAGCCTCCACCGGACGACTGAGGGATGGATCGCTGCGCTGCAACTGGTCTCCCTGTCTCTCCGGGACCACCGCGAGGCCTCAGAACTGATCGGACGGCTCTCGGGCAGGCACGCGTCCATTGGTGAATATCTGGCCGAAAACGTCCTCGACACCCTCGACCCCCAAACGCTGGATTTCCTCCTGATGACGTCGGTCCCGGAGCGGCTGTGTGCGGGACTGGCGTCCGCACTCTCGGGAGTGGAACTGGGCCAGGCAATGCTGGAGAAGATTCAGGCACAGGATCTTTTCCTGCAGCCCCTTGACGAGGACGGCACGTGGTACCGCTATCACCACCTGTTTGAGGACTACCTGCGCCGCCGCCTGGAGCGCGATTACCCGGGCCGGACCAAGGAACTGAATCTGATCGCTGCCCGCTGGTATTCGGACAACGGATTCCCCAGCGACGCAGTGGACCATGCCCTCGCTGCCGGGGACGTTGAGCTCGCGATGGAGATCGTCGAATTCCGCGCAATGTGGCTGGTGGAACACTCCAGTATGTCCACCCTGTTGGCGCTTGTCGGAAAGATCCCGGCTGACCATGTTGCCGGGCAAGCGCGGCTCCAGACGGCGATCGCCTGGGCCCACACACTGCTTCACCAATCAGCAGCGGCGCAGGGCGCCTTGGACCGGGCCGAAGCCGTGATGCCCGCCGATGCGACCCTCACCGAACACGACCGTTTTGAGCTGGGCGTCGAAGGGCTCGTTGTGCAGAGCTGCATCGACATGTACGGGGACAGGGTAAATCACGTGGACGAACTGGACGGGAAGTGCTTCGCCCAGGCGGAGCTGCTCCGGCCCTGGATCGTCTCGGTGGCTGCGAACGTCTCAACGTTCAAGAAGATCCACGACGGCGACTACCCTCTCGCTTTGGAACAACAGCGCTGGGCCGCGAAGTTCCACGGCCTCACCTCGGGCCCCTTCAGTGGCGTGTACGGACAGTGTTTCGCGGGGCTTGCCGCCTACGCCCTGCTCGATCTGGACAGCGTGGACCAACATTTCACCGCGGCCGTGGAACTCGGCCGGCGGAAGGCAGGGCGATACTCGCATGCGGCGCGGCTGGCGGGAGCGATGATGGGCCAGCTTCTCTATGAACGCGGCGAACTCGACAAGGCCGAGAAGCTATTGGAAGAAACCCGCGAGCTGGGTTCCGAAGGCGGAGTGGTGGACTTCATGGTGTCCACATACGCCACGCTGGCAAGAATAAAAGCACTCCGGGGGACACTCCACGGGCCCGGGAAATACTCGACGAAGGCGATCTTGTGGCCGACAGTCTCGGCCTGGACCGGCTCAAACTCGTAA